One genomic window of Hymenobacter sp. J193 includes the following:
- a CDS encoding ATP-binding protein, translated as MDETHVYEKKSYRKAFGASPDLNDLAKTCVCLANAQGGSLLLGIEDKEEEPPRGQQLSQREVNELVKKLSSRAVNVSLGAPELLTAPNGGQYLRLPVQPSLHVVATTSDGRTYARLSDQCQPVTGEDLHRLVYEKTGLQWEIRVIPDVRLADLSARETRFFVERVRTAAKASPFVLAKSDAELLEYYHLVTPAGQVTHLGVLWLGTPAQRARLSYGLMVQYVVYDEQEQKVRKETWLDHRLNPAQLLDELLAQAVELRYYHEIPAGATRRQVRHYPEAVLRELLANAFAHRLYTTATDVFVGVYPNRLEITSPGGLPLGVTPTTILHERMRRNPHLTATFQATGLMEGEGSGYDLIYEQLSREAKPLPVLDDSGTSLRVTVKSQLPDADTLRLLDYLAGHYAFQQKEIIVLGLIAQRRRLSATELTQALQLRQEERTRTWLGRLVEWGIVQTQGVKKGTDYVLNPEVFAAANLQVKPTLKTIEPHRLRALLEEDLRAYPNSSLAEIHQRLGEELAPHLLRRQLLLMTRDNLVEPSGGNRNRRYSLVAKKK; from the coding sequence ATGGACGAGACACACGTGTACGAGAAGAAAAGCTACCGCAAGGCATTTGGGGCCAGTCCCGATTTGAACGACCTCGCCAAAACCTGCGTGTGCCTGGCCAACGCCCAGGGTGGAAGCCTGCTCCTGGGCATCGAAGACAAGGAAGAGGAGCCGCCCCGCGGGCAGCAGCTAAGCCAGCGCGAGGTAAATGAGCTAGTGAAAAAGCTCAGTAGCCGGGCCGTAAACGTCAGCCTCGGTGCCCCCGAGCTGCTGACCGCGCCGAACGGCGGGCAGTACCTGCGCCTGCCTGTGCAGCCCTCTTTGCACGTGGTAGCTACCACCTCCGATGGCCGCACCTACGCCCGCCTCAGCGACCAATGCCAGCCCGTAACCGGCGAAGACCTACACCGGCTCGTGTACGAAAAAACGGGGCTACAATGGGAAATCCGAGTGATTCCCGACGTGCGGCTGGCCGATTTATCGGCGCGGGAAACGCGGTTCTTCGTGGAGCGGGTGCGCACAGCTGCCAAAGCCAGTCCGTTTGTGCTAGCCAAATCCGACGCCGAGCTGCTGGAGTACTACCACCTGGTAACGCCCGCCGGCCAGGTCACGCACCTGGGGGTGCTGTGGCTGGGCACCCCTGCGCAGCGCGCCCGCCTCAGCTACGGCCTTATGGTGCAGTATGTGGTGTATGACGAGCAGGAGCAGAAGGTGCGCAAGGAAACCTGGCTCGACCACCGCCTCAACCCCGCCCAGCTCCTCGATGAGCTGCTGGCCCAGGCCGTAGAGCTACGCTATTACCACGAAATACCCGCCGGGGCCACACGCCGGCAGGTGCGCCACTACCCCGAGGCGGTACTGCGCGAGCTGCTGGCCAACGCCTTTGCCCACCGCCTCTACACCACCGCCACTGATGTATTTGTGGGCGTGTACCCCAACCGGCTGGAAATTACCAGCCCGGGTGGGCTGCCGCTGGGGGTGACGCCCACTACCATTCTGCACGAGCGGATGCGGCGCAATCCGCACCTCACGGCCACGTTCCAGGCCACGGGCCTGATGGAAGGAGAAGGCTCCGGCTATGACCTGATTTACGAGCAGCTCAGCCGCGAAGCCAAGCCCCTTCCTGTTCTTGATGACAGTGGCACCTCGCTGCGCGTTACTGTCAAATCACAACTGCCCGACGCCGACACCCTGCGCCTGCTCGACTACCTGGCAGGCCACTACGCATTCCAGCAGAAAGAAATCATTGTGCTTGGCCTGATAGCCCAGCGCCGACGCCTGAGCGCGACAGAGCTAACCCAGGCCCTGCAGCTGCGCCAGGAAGAGCGCACCCGCACCTGGTTGGGCCGGTTGGTGGAGTGGGGAATTGTGCAGACGCAGGGCGTGAAGAAGGGCACCGACTATGTGCTCAACCCGGAAGTATTTGCCGCCGCCAACCTCCAAGTGAAACCGACCCTGAAAACCATTGAGCCGCACCGGCTCCGGGCGCTGCTGGAAGAAGACCTGCGTGCGTATCCCAACAGCTCGCTGGCAGAAATTCACCAGCGTTTAGGGGAGGAGTTAGCGCCACATTTGCTCCGCCGACAACTATTACTAATGACGCGTGACAACCTCGTTGAACCCAGCGGTGGAAATCGAAACCGGCGCTATTCCCTGGTGGCTAAAAAAAAATAA
- a CDS encoding class I SAM-dependent DNA methyltransferase — protein sequence MNIQASQLVQRVWNYATVLRDDGVGYGDYVEQITFLLFLKMADEQAGSPNAPTVPADKDWASLRNLEGDALEVQYRHLLTDLGKEKGMLGVIFKKAQNKIQNPARLRHLIALIDKENWSGMSFDVKGEIYEGLLQKNAEDVKGGAGQYFTPRPLIQAMVDVVAPRPGQTICDPACGTAGFLLVARDYLVHHYESEMDRDQKRALRHDTFYGFDIVDSVVRLAAMNLYLHGVGGLESPVRNQDSLASDSGERFDIILANPPFGKKSSITVMSEEGQTSRDALSYERTDFVATTSNKQLNFLQHIYTILKVNGTGAVVLPDNVLFEGGAGETIRRKLLKDCDVHTLLRLPTGIFYAQGVKANVLFFTKKTGGETARTSKLWVYDLRTNQHFTLKTNPLSRQHLDDFVQCYGQPGEISKRVETERFKSFTYDELLARDKVNLDIFWLKDETLEDSASLPAPDVLAQEILENLQAALSQFSSIAEELEAE from the coding sequence ATGAACATCCAGGCTTCCCAACTCGTCCAGCGCGTCTGGAACTACGCCACCGTGCTGCGCGACGACGGCGTGGGCTACGGCGACTACGTCGAGCAAATCACCTTCCTGCTTTTCCTCAAGATGGCCGACGAGCAGGCCGGCTCCCCCAACGCTCCTACGGTGCCGGCCGATAAGGACTGGGCCTCCCTTCGTAACCTCGAAGGCGACGCCCTGGAGGTGCAGTACCGCCACCTGCTCACCGACCTGGGCAAAGAGAAGGGTATGCTGGGCGTCATCTTCAAGAAGGCCCAGAACAAGATTCAGAACCCGGCCCGCCTGCGCCACCTCATTGCCCTCATCGACAAGGAAAACTGGTCGGGCATGTCGTTCGACGTGAAGGGCGAGATTTACGAGGGCCTGCTCCAGAAAAACGCCGAAGACGTAAAGGGCGGCGCGGGCCAGTACTTCACCCCCCGCCCCCTCATTCAGGCCATGGTGGATGTGGTAGCCCCCCGCCCCGGCCAAACCATCTGCGACCCCGCCTGCGGCACCGCCGGCTTCCTGCTCGTGGCCCGCGACTACCTCGTGCACCACTACGAGAGTGAAATGGACCGGGACCAGAAGCGCGCCCTGCGCCACGACACCTTCTACGGCTTCGACATCGTGGACTCCGTAGTGCGCCTGGCGGCCATGAACCTGTACCTGCACGGCGTGGGCGGCCTCGAAAGCCCCGTCCGCAACCAGGACTCTCTGGCCTCAGACTCCGGCGAGCGGTTCGACATTATTCTGGCCAACCCGCCCTTCGGCAAGAAGAGCAGTATCACGGTGATGAGCGAGGAAGGCCAGACCTCCCGGGACGCCCTCAGCTACGAGCGCACCGACTTCGTGGCCACCACCTCCAACAAGCAGCTCAACTTCCTCCAGCACATCTACACCATCCTCAAAGTGAACGGCACCGGGGCCGTGGTGCTGCCCGACAACGTGCTGTTCGAGGGCGGGGCCGGCGAAACCATCCGCCGCAAGCTGCTTAAGGACTGCGACGTGCACACCCTGCTGCGCCTGCCCACTGGTATCTTTTACGCCCAGGGCGTGAAGGCCAACGTGCTGTTCTTTACCAAGAAAACCGGCGGCGAAACCGCCCGGACCAGCAAGCTCTGGGTGTACGACCTGCGCACCAACCAGCACTTCACCCTCAAAACCAACCCCCTCAGCCGTCAGCACCTCGACGACTTCGTGCAGTGCTACGGCCAGCCCGGCGAAATCAGCAAGCGGGTCGAAACCGAACGGTTCAAGTCCTTCACCTACGACGAGCTGCTGGCCCGCGACAAGGTGAACCTGGACATCTTCTGGCTCAAAGACGAAACCCTGGAAGACAGCGCCTCCCTCCCCGCCCCCGATGTGCTGGCCCAGGAAATCCTGGAAAACCTGCAGGCCGCGCTATCCCAGTTCAGCTCCATAGCGGAGGAATTGGAAGCGGAGTAG
- a CDS encoding helix-turn-helix domain-containing protein, whose protein sequence is MHNPFETINARLNNLEALTLEALQHLRSAHPTAAEVGGIALAQEVTRLSKPRIYALVSARAIPHSKRGNKLYFNRAELVAWLEEGRRAMAR, encoded by the coding sequence ATGCATAATCCCTTTGAAACCATCAATGCCCGGTTAAACAACCTAGAGGCGTTGACCCTGGAAGCCCTGCAACATCTGCGCAGTGCTCATCCCACCGCTGCGGAAGTAGGCGGCATTGCCTTAGCCCAGGAAGTTACGCGACTAAGCAAGCCGCGCATTTATGCGCTGGTTTCCGCACGCGCTATTCCACACAGCAAACGAGGCAATAAACTGTACTTCAATCGGGCCGAGTTAGTCGCCTGGTTAGAAGAAGGTCGGCGCGCCATGGCCAGGTAG
- a CDS encoding site-specific integrase, with protein MARTLSWCASRKNRKLKYLATGLSLHPKYWNEAKREVRKNYPEPEREELLTKLQEWQTKYEKAAKSLAADDEQHDAPAVAAKAIEGRKATRRIKLLAYCTELSDAMKAGGQVGNATIYRDLRNQLAKFLGEAYPEAGGDVAFDKVSVSFCNKWEAALRATGVEEITLSQRFRTLRAVLNKAIAAGVAKTEHYPFARTVAEKHKFQVGKFNVSTAKRAVSRDELRILEALQPTNERQQLAKDVFLFSFYGGGINFVDLAQLRWRDLSGTSAGTGYPERLHYVRQKTGGKFSLRLLAPAAAIVAAYRPFTYATPASYVFPVLDPYKHISPTQIKNRLHKVLGQVNKDLKELGELAGIATPLTTYVARHSFATSLKQSGVATGVISEAMGHKSEAVTAIYLGSFASETIDAAYEQLL; from the coding sequence ATGGCTCGCACCCTTTCATGGTGCGCATCACGAAAAAACCGTAAGCTGAAGTATCTGGCTACTGGTTTAAGCTTGCATCCGAAGTATTGGAACGAGGCGAAGCGAGAGGTACGCAAAAACTACCCTGAACCTGAGCGGGAAGAGCTGTTGACCAAGCTCCAGGAGTGGCAAACTAAATACGAGAAAGCGGCGAAGAGTTTGGCTGCCGATGATGAACAGCATGATGCTCCGGCGGTTGCTGCCAAGGCTATTGAAGGAAGGAAGGCCACCCGCCGCATTAAGCTGCTAGCTTACTGTACAGAGCTGAGCGATGCCATGAAGGCTGGCGGGCAAGTGGGCAATGCAACTATATACAGGGACTTAAGAAACCAGCTTGCAAAGTTCCTAGGCGAAGCTTACCCTGAGGCAGGGGGAGATGTTGCCTTCGATAAGGTGTCGGTTTCTTTCTGCAACAAATGGGAGGCGGCGTTGCGCGCAACTGGGGTGGAAGAAATTACCCTCTCGCAACGGTTTCGTACGTTACGGGCCGTTTTGAACAAGGCCATAGCGGCCGGTGTAGCGAAAACTGAGCACTACCCGTTCGCTCGCACGGTTGCTGAAAAGCACAAGTTTCAAGTAGGTAAGTTCAATGTCAGCACGGCAAAACGCGCCGTTTCCCGCGACGAGCTACGCATCTTAGAAGCCCTACAGCCGACCAACGAGCGGCAGCAACTAGCTAAGGATGTTTTTCTATTCTCCTTCTATGGAGGAGGTATCAACTTTGTCGACTTAGCGCAACTGCGATGGCGCGATTTAAGTGGAACCTCTGCTGGTACCGGCTATCCTGAACGCTTGCACTACGTCCGCCAGAAGACAGGGGGTAAATTCTCTTTGCGGTTACTAGCTCCGGCGGCTGCCATCGTAGCCGCTTACAGGCCCTTCACCTATGCTACGCCGGCTAGCTACGTGTTTCCTGTGCTAGATCCTTATAAACATATTAGCCCAACACAGATCAAGAACAGGCTACATAAGGTATTAGGTCAGGTTAACAAGGACCTGAAGGAATTAGGAGAGTTGGCGGGTATTGCAACGCCACTTACTACCTACGTAGCCCGTCATTCATTTGCGACTAGTTTAAAACAGAGCGGCGTGGCTACCGGAGTTATAAGTGAGGCTATGGGGCATAAGTCAGAAGCAGTAACAGCTATCTACTTGGGCTCATTTGCATCCGAAACTATTGATGCTGCATATGAGCAATTGCTCTAA
- a CDS encoding helix-turn-helix domain-containing protein: MAFWPGGLHRLLDVPVQELFDFSVDSRMLLGPEVTEIDARLTEATDYGFMLNVVETYLLRRLRALRRPVRPIDRLLPELVTGQPLTVDEQASLACLSPRQYERSFRERVGMSPKLYARIVRFDRAFRLKEQLPKLDWLTVAIRTGYFDYRHLMRDFQAFAGVTPPRLLAAEASYQVAQQQAQDVGFLLPVGRSAGVGLP; this comes from the coding sequence GTGGCCTTCTGGCCGGGCGGACTGCACCGACTGCTGGATGTGCCGGTGCAGGAACTGTTTGATTTCTCGGTGGACAGCCGGATGCTGCTTGGGCCGGAAGTCACGGAGATTGATGCCCGACTCACGGAAGCCACTGACTATGGCTTCATGCTGAACGTGGTAGAAACTTACCTGCTACGGCGCCTGCGGGCCCTGCGGCGGCCGGTCAGGCCCATCGACAGGCTACTGCCGGAGTTGGTGACGGGGCAGCCGCTCACGGTGGATGAGCAGGCTTCCCTGGCTTGTCTGAGTCCCCGGCAGTACGAGCGCAGCTTTCGGGAGCGAGTAGGCATGTCACCGAAGCTTTACGCGCGCATTGTGCGCTTCGACCGGGCGTTTCGCCTTAAGGAGCAGCTGCCTAAGCTCGATTGGCTGACCGTGGCCATTCGTACGGGCTACTTTGACTACCGCCACCTGATGCGTGACTTCCAGGCCTTTGCCGGCGTCACGCCCCCACGGCTGCTGGCGGCGGAAGCCTCGTATCAGGTGGCTCAGCAGCAGGCGCAGGATGTCGGGTTTTTACTACCAGTTGGGCGCTCAGCGGGTGTAGGTTTGCCTTGA
- a CDS encoding SgcJ/EcaC family oxidoreductase — MLKRILLLALMSLLAAHQLLAQAPPTSPRLSAADEAAIQKVVQQMTTNFSNHRFEDMAAYTTPDVSWVNIVGMWWRGRPQVQGAHQAIFDQIFSGVTFTPGPPVVRAITADVALVNLRCKVGAFYPPDGVNRGTNKMGDNEDLLTLVLVKRQGRWLLTAGHNTEIDAAAAGNDPAGKR, encoded by the coding sequence ATGCTTAAGAGAATCCTGCTGCTCGCCCTCATGAGCCTGCTTGCCGCCCATCAACTGCTTGCCCAAGCCCCACCCACCAGCCCTCGGTTGTCTGCTGCCGATGAAGCTGCCATTCAGAAAGTAGTGCAGCAGATGACGACGAATTTTTCCAATCACCGCTTCGAGGATATGGCGGCCTACACCACGCCCGATGTAAGCTGGGTGAATATTGTGGGCATGTGGTGGCGGGGCCGGCCGCAGGTGCAGGGAGCCCACCAGGCCATTTTCGACCAGATTTTTTCAGGCGTCACCTTCACGCCCGGCCCGCCGGTGGTGCGGGCCATAACGGCCGATGTGGCCCTGGTGAACCTGCGCTGCAAAGTAGGCGCCTTTTATCCCCCGGATGGTGTGAACCGGGGCACCAACAAGATGGGCGACAACGAGGACCTGCTGACACTCGTGCTGGTGAAGCGCCAAGGCCGCTGGCTGCTGACGGCGGGCCACAACACAGAGATTGACGCTGCCGCAGCTGGCAACGACCCCGCAGGAAAGAGGTGA
- the coaE gene encoding dephospho-CoA kinase (Dephospho-CoA kinase (CoaE) performs the final step in coenzyme A biosynthesis.): MLRIGITGGIGSGKSVVCRVFQVLGVPVYDSDARAKWVMAHDTALRQELIGAFGAAVFGADGQLDRPYLARLAFNDPAQLARLNALVHPHVGRDFAEWSAAQAQLGKPYILKEAALLYESGADKQLDRIITVFAPEPVRHARVLLRDPHRTADDIVSIMGKQISEEEKLQRADFIIHNDDEHLVLPQVLKLHEVILNAELGV, translated from the coding sequence ATGCTACGTATCGGAATCACGGGCGGTATAGGCTCGGGCAAAAGCGTGGTGTGCCGCGTGTTCCAGGTGCTGGGCGTGCCGGTCTACGACTCAGATGCCCGCGCCAAGTGGGTAATGGCCCACGATACGGCCCTGCGCCAGGAGCTGATAGGAGCCTTCGGCGCGGCCGTATTTGGGGCTGATGGGCAGCTGGACCGGCCTTATCTGGCGCGCTTGGCCTTCAACGACCCCGCTCAGCTGGCCCGTCTCAATGCGCTGGTGCACCCGCACGTGGGCCGCGACTTTGCCGAGTGGTCTGCTGCACAGGCACAGCTAGGCAAGCCCTACATTCTGAAAGAAGCCGCGCTGCTCTACGAATCAGGCGCCGACAAGCAGCTCGACCGAATTATAACGGTATTCGCGCCCGAGCCGGTGCGCCATGCCCGGGTGCTGCTGCGCGACCCGCATCGCACCGCCGACGACATTGTGAGCATCATGGGCAAGCAGATCAGCGAGGAGGAAAAGCTGCAGCGCGCCGATTTTATCATCCACAACGACGACGAGCATCTGGTACTACCACAGGTGCTGAAGCTGCATGAGGTAATTCTGAACGCTGAATTAGGAGTATAG
- the yajC gene encoding preprotein translocase subunit YajC: MFLTLLLQAAPAGENYTSLLFPVVIGLIVYFFMIRPQQRRASDAKKFRESIAKGTNVVTIGGLHGKVIDVTPETVVLEVERGIRLRFDRSAVARQAGTPAAPAAAATTEPAA, encoded by the coding sequence ATGTTCCTGACGCTTCTGTTGCAGGCCGCCCCGGCCGGTGAAAACTACACCTCCCTGCTGTTTCCGGTCGTTATCGGCCTGATTGTGTACTTCTTCATGATCCGGCCGCAGCAGCGCCGGGCCAGCGACGCCAAGAAATTCCGGGAAAGCATTGCCAAAGGCACCAACGTGGTAACCATTGGCGGTCTGCATGGCAAAGTAATAGATGTGACGCCCGAAACCGTGGTGCTGGAAGTGGAGCGGGGCATCCGCCTGCGCTTCGACCGCTCGGCCGTGGCCCGGCAGGCTGGTACGCCCGCTGCGCCGGCCGCTGCTGCCACCACGGAGCCTGCTGCCTAA
- a CDS encoding DUF1573 domain-containing protein has protein sequence MKRTLFSALLLSAGLFVGACNRDKASADGTEGMNAAATAAADVANPTVDNPNATEESETPNPNAPVMTFTETEFDFGDIKPGAVVNHTFSFTNTGKSPLLISNAQASCGCTTPNWTKDPIQPGGKGTIEVQFNSQGKSGVQHKEISIQANTQPSVNKIAIKTNILPDGTAGPVRQ, from the coding sequence ATGAAACGTACGCTGTTTTCTGCGCTGTTGCTGTCGGCTGGCCTGTTTGTGGGCGCCTGCAACCGCGACAAAGCTTCTGCCGATGGCACGGAAGGCATGAACGCCGCCGCTACTGCTGCCGCCGATGTGGCTAACCCCACCGTGGACAACCCCAACGCAACGGAGGAATCGGAGACGCCGAACCCCAATGCGCCGGTCATGACCTTCACCGAAACGGAGTTCGACTTTGGCGACATCAAGCCTGGCGCAGTGGTAAACCATACTTTCTCGTTCACCAACACCGGCAAGTCGCCGCTGCTGATCAGCAACGCGCAAGCCAGCTGCGGCTGCACCACGCCCAACTGGACCAAAGACCCCATTCAGCCTGGCGGGAAAGGCACCATCGAGGTGCAATTCAACAGCCAGGGCAAGTCGGGCGTGCAGCACAAGGAAATTTCCATCCAGGCTAATACCCAGCCCAGCGTCAACAAAATTGCCATCAAAACCAACATCCTGCCCGACGGCACGGCTGGCCCGGTACGGCAGTAG
- a CDS encoding isocitrate/isopropylmalate dehydrogenase family protein: MHIITLIPGDGIGPEITKAVTDIFAAAQVPVQWEEQNAGQTTFDQSGELIPQALLTSLEKNRVALKGPITTPVGKGFRSINVTLRQKYDLYQNVRPSKTTDGIVTRYEGIDLVLFRENTEGLYSGLEVYDERLGIADSFNRITKEGSRKICRAAFAYAAKHGRKKVTLAHKANILKMAGTLMLNAGKEAANEFPHIIFEDKIIDNMCMQLVNKPEQFDVVVTTNLFGDILSDLCAGLVGGLGVVAGANIGDDMAIFEAVHGSAPDIAGQGKANPTALLRSALMMLHHIGEHEHADKLEKALEITLKDKEKCTGDLGGKASTSEFAQAIIDNLGK, translated from the coding sequence ATGCATATCATCACCCTTATTCCTGGCGACGGCATTGGGCCGGAAATCACCAAAGCGGTAACGGACATTTTTGCGGCGGCGCAGGTACCCGTGCAGTGGGAAGAGCAGAACGCTGGCCAGACGACCTTCGACCAGTCGGGCGAGCTGATTCCGCAGGCATTGCTGACTTCGCTGGAGAAAAACCGCGTGGCCCTGAAAGGCCCCATCACTACGCCGGTAGGTAAGGGTTTTCGCAGCATCAACGTGACGCTGCGCCAGAAGTACGACCTGTACCAGAACGTGCGTCCCTCCAAAACCACGGATGGCATCGTGACGCGCTACGAGGGCATCGACCTGGTGCTGTTCCGCGAAAACACCGAGGGCCTGTATTCCGGCCTGGAAGTGTACGACGAGCGGCTGGGTATCGCCGACTCGTTTAACCGCATCACCAAGGAAGGCTCCCGCAAAATCTGCCGCGCGGCCTTTGCCTACGCTGCCAAGCACGGTCGCAAGAAGGTGACGCTGGCCCACAAAGCCAACATCCTGAAAATGGCTGGCACGCTGATGCTCAACGCCGGCAAAGAAGCCGCCAACGAGTTTCCGCACATCATCTTCGAGGATAAGATCATCGACAACATGTGCATGCAGCTGGTAAACAAGCCCGAGCAGTTTGACGTGGTGGTGACGACCAACCTGTTTGGCGACATTCTCTCCGACCTGTGCGCCGGGCTGGTAGGCGGTCTGGGCGTGGTAGCTGGTGCCAACATCGGCGACGACATGGCCATTTTTGAAGCCGTCCACGGCTCGGCCCCCGACATTGCCGGCCAGGGCAAAGCCAACCCCACCGCTCTGTTGCGCTCGGCTCTGATGATGCTGCACCACATTGGTGAGCATGAGCACGCCGACAAGCTGGAAAAAGCCCTGGAAATCACGCTGAAAGACAAAGAAAAATGCACTGGCGACCTGGGTGGCAAAGCCTCCACCAGCGAGTTTGCCCAGGCCATTATCGACAACCTCGGTAAGTAA
- a CDS encoding YtxH domain-containing protein codes for MGSKTTTGLLCFAGGALTGAVLGILYAPEKGRETRSWLSYQLEKYRETLADLTESLVTSRTDVAPSSAKSEGQRVIRDAKDKAEQLLGDVDQLINQINSRRSTL; via the coding sequence ATGGGTAGCAAAACCACTACCGGTCTTCTCTGCTTCGCTGGCGGCGCCCTCACCGGGGCCGTGCTCGGCATCTTGTACGCCCCCGAAAAAGGCCGCGAAACGCGCAGCTGGCTGAGCTATCAGCTGGAAAAATACCGCGAAACCCTGGCCGACCTTACCGAAAGCCTCGTGACCAGCCGCACCGATGTAGCGCCTTCCTCGGCCAAATCGGAAGGCCAGCGCGTGATTCGGGATGCCAAGGACAAGGCCGAGCAGCTGCTCGGCGACGTTGATCAGCTCATCAACCAAATCAACTCCCGGCGCTCCACACTGTAA
- the nusB gene encoding transcription antitermination factor NusB, translated as MLNRRTLRIKVMQALYAYHQAEGSDMLLAIDRFADDFAPDLTSPEPQDRRVLQGQRKLAEVQFREWYKTGEEPEATDDKEVNEAVSEAIKFYQKSKAKDATFYGGQLVHAAESIHDQYIHLLNVPSALLQVFEEEKSRESRRYTAPKEARLDTTRLEENPVFQKLADNKQLQDLTIRRRMDWSGQEEMEALREAWRNEIRADAEVHSYLASPAGDYAADQEMLKYLFKEYVFKGTAMPTFLEEDDLNWEENRPIVKSLVLKTVKMLDEAATDELELMSLSANWQDDKEFAESLYKQTLDDDAKYEKLIAESVQNWDVERVALIDKIILKMALCEMHLFRAIPVKVTINEYIEISKLYSTPKSKQFVNGILDKLAQDLTASGAIRKSGRGLLDNQ; from the coding sequence ATGCTCAACCGTCGCACGCTCCGCATTAAGGTCATGCAGGCCCTGTACGCCTATCATCAGGCCGAGGGCTCGGATATGCTTTTGGCCATTGACCGCTTTGCGGATGACTTCGCGCCTGATCTGACTTCGCCCGAGCCCCAGGACCGCCGCGTGCTGCAGGGCCAGCGCAAGCTGGCCGAGGTGCAGTTCCGGGAGTGGTACAAAACAGGCGAGGAGCCCGAAGCCACCGACGACAAGGAGGTGAACGAGGCGGTGAGCGAGGCCATCAAGTTTTACCAGAAAAGCAAAGCCAAGGACGCCACCTTCTACGGCGGCCAGCTGGTGCACGCGGCCGAGAGCATCCACGACCAGTACATTCACCTGCTGAACGTGCCCTCGGCGCTGCTCCAGGTGTTTGAAGAAGAGAAAAGCCGGGAGTCGCGGCGCTATACGGCGCCTAAGGAAGCCCGCTTGGATACCACGCGCCTGGAAGAAAACCCCGTTTTTCAGAAGCTGGCCGACAACAAGCAGCTGCAGGACCTCACCATCCGCCGCCGCATGGACTGGAGCGGGCAGGAAGAAATGGAAGCCCTGCGTGAAGCCTGGCGCAACGAAATTCGGGCCGATGCCGAGGTGCACAGCTACCTGGCTTCCCCGGCCGGTGACTACGCCGCCGACCAGGAAATGCTGAAGTACCTCTTCAAGGAATACGTGTTCAAAGGCACTGCCATGCCCACCTTCCTGGAAGAAGACGACCTGAACTGGGAGGAAAACCGGCCCATCGTGAAAAGCCTGGTGCTGAAAACGGTGAAGATGCTGGACGAAGCCGCCACCGACGAGCTGGAGCTTATGTCGCTTTCGGCTAATTGGCAGGACGACAAGGAGTTCGCCGAAAGCCTCTATAAGCAGACGCTGGACGACGACGCTAAGTACGAAAAGCTCATTGCCGAATCGGTGCAGAACTGGGACGTGGAGCGCGTGGCCCTCATCGACAAGATTATCCTGAAGATGGCCCTGTGCGAAATGCATTTGTTCCGGGCTATTCCGGTGAAGGTGACCATCAACGAGTACATCGAAATCAGCAAGCTCTACAGCACACCCAAGAGCAAGCAGTTCGTGAACGGTATCCTGGATAAGCTGGCGCAGGATCTGACGGCCAGTGGCGCCATCCGTAAATCGGGCCGCGGGCTGCTGGACAACCAATAG